In the Burkholderia cenocepacia genome, one interval contains:
- a CDS encoding SIS domain-containing protein has product MTIGAESEIRQTLAVLTALVSDREQLARVEQVAERVTEALRTGNKVLLAGNGGSAADAQHIAGEFVSRFNFDRPGLAAFALTVDSSVMTAIGNDYGYEKLFERQIQATGRPGDIFWAYSTSGRSPNILRALEVARTAGMFSVGFTGNGPGAAEMRRRADICIEIPSASTPKIQEGHLVCGHIICGIVEERIFA; this is encoded by the coding sequence ATGACGATCGGGGCAGAGAGCGAAATTCGCCAGACGCTCGCGGTGCTGACGGCGCTCGTATCCGACCGTGAGCAACTGGCGCGGGTCGAGCAGGTGGCCGAACGCGTGACGGAAGCGCTGCGGACGGGCAACAAGGTCCTGCTCGCGGGCAACGGCGGCAGCGCGGCGGATGCGCAGCATATCGCCGGCGAATTCGTCAGCCGTTTCAACTTCGACCGACCCGGGCTCGCGGCGTTTGCGCTGACCGTGGACAGCTCGGTGATGACCGCGATCGGCAACGACTACGGTTACGAGAAGCTGTTCGAGCGCCAGATTCAGGCGACCGGACGCCCCGGCGACATCTTCTGGGCGTACTCGACGTCGGGGCGGTCGCCGAACATTCTCCGCGCGCTGGAAGTGGCGCGGACAGCCGGCATGTTTTCCGTCGGCTTCACCGGCAACGGACCCGGCGCCGCCGAGATGCGCAGGCGTGCCGACATCTGCATCGAGATTCCGTCCGCGTCGACGCCGAAGATCCAGGAGGGGCACCTCGTGTGCGGCCACATCATTTGCGGCATCGTCGAAGAGCGGATCTTTGCATGA
- a CDS encoding dehydrogenase yields the protein MTRFIARSRAPLRLGLGGGGTDVPPYSDRFGGLALNVTIEKFAYASIAPRDDAKIELVAADTDTRWIGPVSPVLEVQNGLGLHVGVYNRIVRDFHGGHPLAVTITTCSEAPPGSGLGSSSTIVVALVRAFCELLSLPLGEYDIAHLAHDIEREDLGLAGGKQDQYAATFGGLNFMEFYGDRVIVNPLRIKQEIKAEMEASLVLYYTGVSRESANIIKEQSSNVTEGVVDSLAALHEVKDEAVRMKEAVLRADFDAFAASMRDAWESKKRMAKNISNSMIDDLYRVAVRAGAKAGKVSGAGGGGFMMFFVDPVDRSTVMRALDAYNGINGQVLNCTFTDIGAQSWRKNQ from the coding sequence ATGACACGCTTCATTGCCCGTTCGAGGGCGCCTTTGCGGTTGGGTCTGGGCGGCGGCGGAACCGACGTGCCGCCTTATTCGGACCGGTTCGGCGGTCTGGCGCTCAATGTGACGATCGAGAAATTTGCGTATGCGTCGATCGCGCCGCGCGACGACGCGAAGATCGAACTGGTGGCGGCGGATACGGATACGCGCTGGATCGGCCCGGTGTCGCCGGTGCTCGAAGTGCAGAACGGGCTCGGGCTGCATGTCGGCGTCTACAACCGGATCGTGCGGGATTTTCATGGCGGTCATCCGCTGGCCGTCACGATCACGACGTGTTCCGAGGCGCCGCCGGGGTCCGGGCTCGGCTCGTCGTCGACGATCGTCGTCGCGCTGGTCAGGGCGTTCTGCGAACTGCTGTCGTTGCCGCTCGGCGAATACGACATCGCGCATCTCGCGCACGACATCGAGCGAGAGGATCTCGGGCTTGCCGGCGGCAAGCAGGATCAATACGCGGCGACGTTCGGCGGGTTGAACTTCATGGAGTTTTATGGCGATCGCGTGATCGTCAATCCGCTGCGGATCAAGCAGGAAATCAAGGCCGAGATGGAGGCGTCGCTCGTGCTGTATTACACCGGCGTATCGCGCGAGTCGGCCAACATCATCAAGGAACAGAGCAGCAACGTGACGGAAGGCGTCGTCGATTCGCTCGCTGCGTTGCACGAAGTCAAGGACGAAGCCGTACGCATGAAAGAGGCCGTGCTGCGCGCCGATTTCGATGCGTTCGCCGCGTCGATGCGCGACGCGTGGGAATCGAAGAAACGGATGGCGAAGAACATCTCGAACTCGATGATCGACGACCTGTACCGGGTCGCGGTCCGGGCCGGTGCGAAGGCCGGCAAGGTGTCCGGCGCGGGCGGTGGCGGTTTCATGATGTTCTTCGTGGACCCGGTCGACCGGTCGACCGTGATGCGCGCGCTGGACGCATACAACGGAATCAACGGCCAGGTGCTCAACTGTACGTTCACCGACATCGGTGCGCAGTCGTGGAGAAAGAATCAATGA